The Gemmobacter aquarius genome contains the following window.
TCGGTGATCGTGCGGGTCAAGAGGTCAAGCCGTCCGGTCGAGGATTTGGCATTGGCGACCGCTGTGATGCCTTGGGGCAGGGCCAACCCTTCCATCAGCGGAATCACATAGACGCAGCCCTTTTCCAGCACCGCGCCTTGGGTCAGATCGACCCTGTGCATCTCGAATTCGGCAAGCCGTTCGGCCACCGTGCGCCCCTGTCCGGCAAGGAAGGACGCCCGCACACGGTAGGCGATGGTTCCAAGACGCAGATCGAGGCTGGCAGGCTGCACCTGCGCTTCGGTCACCGGTTGGGCAGAGGTGATCGAGCCCGCCGCCACCATAGCGCGGATCGCTTGACCCGGAAGCACGCCAGTCGTCACCATGTCACACTCCAAGGTCTGAAAACGGAACCGCCCGCGCTGCCGGTTGGCAGGCGGGCGGTTTCGGTGTTGGTCGGGCCGGAGAGATTCGAACTCTCGACCTTCCGCCCCCCAGACGGACGCGCTAACCAGGCTGCGCCACGGCCCGACACGGCGTCTTCATACCGCTTTTCCGGGCAGGGGCAAGCGGGAAAGCGCATGGCAAAGACAATCACCGCGACCTGCGGCGTACGCCCTTTGCAAGCCGTGCCCGCAGGTCGAGCATCCGCTCGCGCAGGGCGGCAAGCTCGGCGCTGCGATGGGCCACATCCTGCGGGGCGACCATGCGGAGCCGCATCATGACGCTGCTTTCGCCATGACTTTCAAGGGTATGGCCCGGTTCGTCAGGTGACTCGTCTGCGGTGTCATCGCCCGATTCGTCATAGCGGTCCGATGCCGTGTTTCCGGCTGCAGTGCTGCCGTCATCTTCTCGCGGGGCGTCTTGGCCGGCAATTGCGCCACGATCGGGGCCATGCAGCATCACCGGTTCGGGCAGGGGGGCTTCGTCGGCTTCGACAAAGGGGGCTTCGGGCGCATCTTCCTCTACGGCCCCCAGATCGAGCGGAATCTGCGCCGACCGCCCCTCGGCGCGGGCAAGGGCCGCTTCCAGCGAAATCACCTGTGCGGTCTGAACTTCGGCCACCTCGGCCACCGGTTCGGGGTCTGTCGCAGGGCCGAGCGCGCGCGCAAGCACGGCTTCGATATCAGCCTCGGGCTGGGGCAGGGCGGTCAAGCCGCCCAGTGTCGCAACATGCCGGACGCCCTGTTCGCGCAAGATCTTCTGAACGCCACGGATCGTGACCCCTTCGTCATGCAAAAGCCGCTTGATCCCCGCGAGCAGGGCCACATCGGCGGGCCGGTAATACCGCCGTCCGCCCGCCCGTTTCACCGGCCGGACCTGCGGAAACCGGCTTTCCCAGAACCGCAGCACATGGGCGGGCGTGTCGAGTTGCTCGGCCACCTCGCTGATGGTGCGGAAGGCGTCGGCTGACTTTTCCATCCGCGCGTTCGTTCCTTACTTCTTCGACCCGGCTGCCACCCGGTCCTTCATCAGATGCGACGGGCGAAAGCTCAGCACGCGGCGCGGGCTGATCGGCACCTCGTCCCCCGTCTTGGGGTTGCGGCCGACCCGGGCCGTCTTGTCACGCACCGAAAAGGTGCCGAACGAGGAAATCTTGACCGTGTCGCCCGAAGCCAGTGCCTCGGACATGTGTTGCAGCACGCTTTCCACCAGCGCCGCACTTTCGTTGCGCGACAGACCGACCTCGCGGAACACCGCTTCGCTCAGATCCATCCGCGTCAGAGTCTTCTCGCTCATCACCGCCACTCCCCGAGGTTAAGACCAAAGGATGTGCGGTTTCATTTCTCAAGTCAATATCAACCACTTGGCGGGCTGTTTTCAGCCAAGGCTTACCAGCGGATAACGACCGATCCCCAGGCCAGTCCGCCACCGATGGCTTCGGTTACCAACAGATCGCCGCGCTTGATCTGGCCACGCTGCTTGCCCACCGAAAGCGCCAGCGGGATCGATGCGGCTGACGTGTTGCCGTGGTCCTGCACCGTCACAACCACGCGGTCCATCGGCACCTGCATGCGTTTTGCGGTGCCTTCGATGATGCGGATATTGGCCTGATGCGGCACGATCCAGTCGACATCGCCCCCCGTAAGCCCGATCTTGTCGAGCGCGGCATGGGCAGTTTCTGCAAGCTTTTCAACGGCATGGCGGAAAACTTCCTTGCCCTGCATCCGCAAGTGCCCGGTCGTGCCGGTCGACACGCCACCATCGACGTAAAGGATGTCCTTTTGCCGTCCGTCGGAATGCAGGTCGGTCGCAAGAATGCCGCGGTCTGCGGTCGTGCCGTCTCCGACAGCCTTTTCCAGCACAACCGCACCGGCCCCGTCACCGAACAGCACGCAGGTGGAACGGTCGCTCCAATCCATCAGCTTCGAGAAGGTTTCGGCGCCGATCACCAGCACCCGTTCCGCCTGACCCGACAGGATCAGCGCATTCGCATTGGCCATGGCGAAAACGAATCCGGCGCAAACCGCCTGCACGTCAAAGGCAAAACCCCGCGTCATGCCGATATTGGCCTGAATCATCGTGGCCGCCGAAGGAAACGTCAGGTCGGCGGTCGAGGTGGCAAGGATGATCGCGTCGATATCGTCGGCCACCAGCCCCGCATCCGCCAAAGCCGCCTGCGCCGCCCGTGTGCCGAGGTCGGATGTCGTCTGGCCTTCGGCTGCGAAATGCCGCCGCTCGATTCCCGACCGCGACCGGATCCATTCGTCGGTGGTTTCGACCAGTGATTCCAGTTCGGAATTCGGAACCAGCCTTTCGGGCAGATAATGCCCGACGCCTGCGACAACGGCGCGTATCGTCATTCGGTGGTCCCGCCCTCTGCCCCCGCAGGGGCGCCCTTTGCGGCGGCATCCTGCCCCGCCTGTTCGGCCGACGCAACCCGCGCCGCCAACCGTTCCAGAAAGCCCGACTCGGCCAGTTGATAGGCCAGCCGGATCGCTGCCGCCACGCCCGTCGCATCGGCCGAACCGTGCGATTTCACCACCGTGCCGTTCAGGCCAAGGAACACCCCGCCATTGGCGCGGCGCGGATCGATCCGCTTTTGCAGCCGTTTCAGGGTTCCCAGTGCCATAATCGCCGCCAGCTTCGACCAGAGCGAGGCGTTGAACTCCTGCCGCAGGAAATCGGCCACAAGTTTGGCCACGCCCTCGCCGGTTTTCAGCGCGATATTGCCTGTAAAGCCGTCGGTCACGATCACATCGACCCGGTCCGACGGAATATCGCTGCCTTCGACAAAGCCGACATATTCGAAATCGCCGGTGTGCTGGAACGCGACCAGCCGGTCATGCGCCTCTTTCAACTCGGCGCCGCCTTTATGTTCTTCGGTGCCGACGTTCAGCAATCCCACGCGCGGGCGGGCCAGTTTCAGCCCGTTGCGGGCATAGCTTGCCCCCATCGTTGCGTATTGCACCAGATCGTCGGTGTCGGCCTTTATGTCGGCCCCCATGTCGAGCATGACATTAAAGCCCGTGGGGTTGCGGCTGGGCCAGAAACTGGCGATCGCCGGGCGTTTGATGCCCGGCAGACGGCGCAGCCGGATCATCGAAACCGCCATGAGCGCGCCGGTATTGCCGCAAGACACCGCCACGGTCGCATCGCCGCGCTTGACGCTTTCGATGGTCGACCACATCGACGTGCCTTCGCCGTTGCGCATCACCTGCGCGGGCTTGTCGTGCATCGTCACAACGCGCGCGGCATGGCACAACGTCACACGACCCGCCAAGGCAGGTTCGCGCGCGATCATCGGGCCAAGTTCGGACTCGTTGCCATGCAAAAGGAAGGCAATCTTGGGAAAGGCCGCAACAGACAGAACAAGACCGGCAACCACCGCTGCCGGTCCGCGATCTCCGCCCATGGCATCGACCGAAATGACAATAGAAGCCATCTGCGCCGCAGTATCGGTTTCCGGAAGGTGTCCGTTGGCCATAATGCGACGCGGGGTCAGAGGCGGCTTACGCCGCGTCCTCGTCCAGATCGACGTCTTTCGTCACGGCGACGATTTCGCGGGCATCGTAATGACCGCACGCCGGGCAAACGTGGTGCGGGCGCTTCAGATCGCCACAGTTCGAGCATTCCTGCGGATTGCCGGCGACCAAAGAGTCGTGCGAGCGGCGCATGTTGCGGCGCGAACGGGTGACTCGGTTCTGAGGGACAGCCATGTCTCAACCTCGGGTAGCGGGGACATGCCCCTGGATTTTACTTTGCGATCAGTGGTTTGCCGGGCAAATCCCCAGCGTGTTCCAGCCATCGAACGAGGCGCGGAAAATAGCGGGATTTGGCACGGGCGCAAGCCCCTTTATTGCCTTCCTGCGCGATGGGCTCAAACGGCCATCACGCATCGGTGTCGCCGCCGCCAAGACGGTCCTTCAACGCCGCCAGACCGGCAAAGGGGCGAAGATCCTCGTCGCGCAAGGGTGCTGCACCGGGGGCGGTGAAGACCGCCTCGCCCAGTTCCACGCCCGGCGCACGCGGATAAAGCGGCAGCGCCAGCGCCAGCGCCTCCATCGCCACAAGCCCAAGGTCGATCACCTCGGGCAGGGGTTCTTTGGTGTCATCTTCGGGCATCTCGGCCTCTTCGGCGTCGGGATAGATGAAATCGGCATCGTAATGGCGCTTCACCGCATCGCGCAGCGGTGTCACCACGGGGACCAGCGTGATCGAACAGGGCTGGTCTACCGTCGCCTCCATCTCGGCTTCGAGCGTGAAGTTGCTGCGCCCTGCGGCCCGCAACTCGCCCCGGAAACGAAACGCGGGGATGGCGTTTATCCCCAGTTCCACCGCCATCGCCGCCCGCACCGCCGCATCGGGGCGCAGATCGAACCGCGTCGGCTTGCGGTTCGGCAGGGCCGCCACGCGCAAGGGATGCGACAGCGCGGGGGCCGGTGTCTGTGCTGCGTCTGTCATGTCCATATCCTTTTTGCCTTCGGGCGTGGCGTGCAACTCTGCCCCTTGGGCCCCGTTCCATTCTTGAACAGCGGGCTTGTTGTCTGTAAGCCAAGAGCAAGCGCTGCTTGGGCCTCCTTGGGTTGGGCAATAGCGTGTCTTTCGGGCGCGTGACAAGTCGGGGCGAAAAAGCGATGGGGATGGGGATGGGTTTCAATTCGGCAAAGCGGGGCCTGCGGGTCGCACTGGTCGGCCTTGTGCTGGTTGTCGTAACCGCCTGCACCACGCTTTACCGCAACCACGGCTACGTTCCGACCGACGAGGAGCTTGCCGCCGTCAGCATCGGCGACACCCGCGATCAGGTCGACGCAAAGATCGGCCGCCCCACAACTTCGGGCCTGCTGAACGATGTGGGCTGGTTCTACGTGCAAAGTCGTTTCTCCTATCGCGGCGCTTTCGAGCCGAAAGAGATCGACCGTCAGGTCGTGGCCGTGACCTTTACGGAAAGCGGCACCGTCGCGAATGTCGAGCGATTCGGGCTGGAACGCGGCAAGGTCGTGCCTTTGTCGCGCCGTGTCACCGAATCCAACATCAAGGGCATCGGGTTCATCAGCCAGCTTCTGGGCAGTTTCGGTCGCATCGGGCCGGGCATCATCGGCGCTCAATAAGCGGAACCCTCGCCCGCCCCGCGCCGTTTGGCAGGGCAGGGGCATCGTTACCCCGGATTTCAAACGGGGTGCGGATGACCCGCTCGCAGGTTTCCTTGACGGTGTTGGGTATTGCAACGCTTGTCCTGCTTATCGTCGCGCCGACGGTCCTGTTTGTGCTGGTCGCAGCCGTGCTGCTTGCGCTTTTCCTGCGCGGGGGCGGCAGCTTGCTTTCGCGTCATCTGCCGGTCGGTGACAAGGCGGCTGTCGGTCTGTTCATCCTTGCCCTGCTTGTGACCATGGTTGCCCTGTCGCTGGCCTTTGCCCCCGCCATTTCCGACCAGATCGACGAGCTGTCCACCAAACTGCCCGAGGCGTTCCAATCGCTGCGCCAACGCATCGAATCCGTGGGCTGGCTGAACCGGGCGCTTGACGCCGTTGTTCCGTCAGAGCTTCCCGGAGGCACGGCCGCAAGCACGGTTTCGACCGGCCTTGCCAGCGGGCTTGCGGCAATCGGCGGCTTCGTCGTCCTTGGCTTCGTCGGCCTTTACGCGGCCCTGGACCCGCAGCTTTATCGCAACGGCCTTGTCAGCCTGCTTTCCCCCGAAATCCGCCCCCGCGCAAATCAGGTGCTGGACGAATTGGCGCAAACGCTGCGGGGCTGGATTCTGGCGCGGCTGTTTTCGATGGCCGTGGTCGGGGTTCTGACCACGCTTGGCCTGTGGGCGGCGGGCATTCCGCTTGCCCCGGCGCTTGGTTTCATCTCGGCGCTTCTGGGGTTCATTCCCAACCTTGGCCCCGTGCTGGCCGCCGTGCCTGCGATGATGCTGGCGGCGGTGCAGGGCGGCCATTCGGTCGCCATCGTCGCGGGCATCTACATCGCCGTCCAGACGATCGAGACCTATGGCCTGACCCCCATCGTCGAACAAAAACAGGTGTCGCTGCCGCCCGCGCTGGTGCTGGGCGCGCAGCTTTTGATGGGCAGCCTTTATGGCGTCTTCGGCCTTGCCATCGCCTCGCCCCTTGCCGCGATCACGCTTGTGTTGCTGCGCGAGGTCTATGTGGGCGATTATCTGGAAGGCGGGGCTTAGAACGGGGGGCCTAGGCTTCGGGTTCGAACTTCAGCGCGACCCCGTTGATGCAATAGCGCAGTCCGGTCGGGGCAGGGCCGTCGGGGAACACGTGGCCCAGATGCGCCTCGCAGCGGTTGCAATGCACTTCGGTGCGGCGCATCCAGAGCGTGCGGTCTTCCTGCTCGGCCACCATCTCGGGGTCGAGTGGGGCGTAAAAGCTGGGCCAGCCGGTGCCGCTGTCGAATTTGGTGCGGCTTTCGAACAGGGGCGCACCACAGCAGACGCAAAAGAACGTCCCTGCCTCCTTGGGGAAGTTGTCATGGGTAAAGGCCCGCTCGGTCGCATGCTTGCGCGTGACCTTATAGGCGAGTTCCGGCAATTCGGCGCGCCATTCGGCATCCGATTTGATCACCTTGTCCATCGTGGTCCGTTCCTTGTCCTGCGGCGACACCCCTTGCAGGCATCACCGTCTCGCCGTCATATCTAATCCCCGAGACCCCGAACGCCAAGTGACGAGAGGCGCTTTTCCGTGCCACAGACCGCGCCCCCGATCCAGTCCCCCCCGATCCCCTCCTCCCCGATCCTTTCGCCCCCGATCCTTTCGCCGCTGCGTCTGGGCCGGTTCGTCCTGTCGGAATGTGCCGGTGAACGCGACGGCCCTGCACAATCGCTTCGCGCGCTGTGTTTTCGCGACGGCAGAAGCGACCGCGACGATCTCGACCCCGCCTGCCGGCATTTCATCGTGACCCATGGCGCGGATACGGTCGCGGCCTTCCGCGTCCTTCTCTTGCCCGACATGGCAGGGATCGAGGCCAGCTATTCCGCCCGCTTCTACGACCTGTCGCGCCTTGCCGGGCTGACCGGCCCCGCGATGGAGCTTGGCCGCTTCTGCCTGCATCCCGACTGGCATGACCCCGACATCCTGCGCCTTGCATGGGCGGGGCTGACGCGGCTTGTCGATGCGGGCGGTGTCTCGGTCCTGTTCGGCTGTTCGTCGTTTTCCGGCACCGACCCGACACCGCATCTGGATGCCTTCGCCCGCCTTGCCCGCCACCACCTTGCCCCAGAGGCCAGCGCCCCCCTTCGCAAAGGCGAGGTGCTTGATTACCCCGCTCTGACGCAAGATCACCCCGACGATCCCAAGGCCGCGCTTGCCGCCCTGCCACCGCTTCTGCGGACCTATCTGGCCATGGGTGGATGGGTCAGCGACCATGCGGTGATAGACCGCGACCTGCAAACCCTGCATGTCTTTACCGGCGTCGAGATCGCCCGCATCCCGCCCGCCCGCGCCCGCCTGCTGCGCGCCCTTGCCGACAGCGTCACCGACACTGTGATTGACCTTCCCGCCGCGCCAGACTAACCCCCCGCCATGGCACGCGCACCCCTTCTCCAGCTTTCCGGCATCACGCTGACCTTCGGCGGCAATCCGGTGTTCGACAACCTCGACCTTGTGGTCCAGCCCGGCGACCGAGTCGCCTTGGTCGGGCGTAACGGGTCGGGCAAATCCACCCTGATGAAGGTGATGGCGGGTCTTGTCGAACCTGACCAAGGCGTGCGCGTCGTGCCACCCGGCGTGACCGTTGGCTATATGGAGCAAGACCCGGATCTGTCGGGCTTTGAAACCTTGGGCGATTACGCCGCCAGCCAGTTGCCGGACGGCGAGGCGTACCGCGTCCCTATGGTGGCCGAGGGGCTGAAATTCACCCCCGAAACGCCCGTCGCCACCGCATCGGGCGGCGAACGCCGCCGCGCGGCGCTTGCCAAACTGCTGGCCGAAGCGCCCGAGTTGATGCTGCTGGACGAACCGACCAACCACCTCGACATTCAGGCCATCGAATGGCTGGAAGCCGAGTTGAAGGGCACGCGCACCGCATTTGTCCTGATATCGCACGACCGCGCCTTCCTGCGCGCGCTCACCCGCGCCACGCTCTGGATCGACCGCGGCGAAGTGCGGCGGCGCGAATCGGGCTTCGACGGGTTCGAGGAATGGCGCGAAACCGTCTGGGCCGAAGAAGACGACGCCCGCCACAAGCTGGAGCGCAAGATCAAGGCCGAGGCGAAATGGGCCGTCGAAGGCATCTCTGCCCGCCGCAAGCGAAATCAGGGCCGCGTGCGGGCGCTGGCCGTGCTGCGTGAAGAACGCGGCTCGATGATCCGCCGCCAAGGCACGGCTGCAATGGAGTTCGAATCGGGCACCACGTCGGGCAAGCGCGTGATCGAGGCCAAGGGCCTGTTCAAGACATTCGGTGAAAAGACCATCGTGCAGGGCTTTGATCTGCGCGTGCTGCGCGGCGACCGCGTGGCCTTTGTCGGTCCGAACGGCGTGGGCAAGACCACACTGCTAAAAATGCTGGTGGGCGAGGTCGCACCCGACCAAGGCACCGTGACGCTTGGCACCAACCTTGAAATCGCGGTTTTCGACCAGAGCCGCGCGCAGCTCGACCCCGAGGCGACGCTTTGGGACAACCTGACCGGCGATCCGACGATGCGGGTTTCGGGCGCTTCGGATCAGGTGATGGTGCGCGGCGTGCCCAAGCATGTCGTGGCTTACCTGAAAGATTTCCTGTTCGACGAACGGCAAGCCCGCGCGCCGGTGCGGTCGCTTTCCGGCGGTGAAAAGGCGCGGCTTTTGCTGGCCAAGCTGATGGCGCGGCCGTCGAACCTGCTGATCCTCGACGAACCGACCAACGATCTCGACGTCGAAACGCTCGACCTTTTGCAAGACATCCTTGGCGATTACGATGGCACCGTGCTTCTGGTCAGCCACGACCGCGATTTCATCGACCGCGTGGCGACTGCCACGGTAGCACTCGAAGGCAACGGCCATGCCACTGTCTATCCGGGTGGCTGGTCGGACTATGCCCAGCAACGCCCTACCGCGATGGCCGAAGCCCGCGAAGGGCTGAAAACGTCGCCCCAAGCCAAGCCCGCCGAAAAGCCTGCCGCCCCGAAGGCAGATGCGCTGACCTTTACCGAACGCAAGCGGCTTGACGAATTGCCCGCCCTGATCGAACGCACCGAGGCCGAGATCGCAAAGCTGAACGATTACCTTTCAGCCCCCGATCTGTTCACCAAGGAACCCGCAAAGTTTCGCAAAGCGACAGAGGCGCTGGCCGAACGCCAGACCGCACTCGCCGCCGCCGAAGCCGAATGGTTGAACCTTGCCGAACGTGCATAGGTTCCGCGCCATCACGAAAACCTGACCTTCATCAGAGTGTTAGGCGAAACCTTGCCGGATCGCCCGCCACGCCATGCGCGTTTCCGCGCAAAATCCCCATCCCTGCGCGCGTAGGGAAATGCCCCCATTGTTTCCCGATCCGGTAACGGACAGGTCTGTGTCATCTGGTAGCTCCACCTCCTTTATGAGGGCTGCCGATGGAACAAATGGAGACAGGTATGATGAAACTCGCAATCCTTTCGGTGGCCGTTCTTGGCGCCGCACCCGCCTTTGCCGGTGGTCCGGTGATCGTTGCCGATGAAGCTGTCGTGGCGACCCCTGCACCGATGATGCAGCCCGCACAGGGTGGCGAATGGGGCGGCTTTTACGGCGGTGCCCAGCTTGGCTACGGCAGCGTCAATGGCGACAGCGTCATCGACAACACGCTCGACCTTGGCGGTGACGGTCTGCTTGGCGGTGTCCACGCCGGTTACCGCATGGACTTTGGCACCTTTGTTGCCGGTGCGGAACTGGCCTATGACCTGACCGACATCAGCACCGATGACCCGATCGGCAATGCCAATTTCGACAACATGGCAAGCCTGAAACTGATGGGCGGCATCGACCTCGGCCAGTGGCTGGCTTACGGCACCGTTGGCATGACGCGCGTCGGGGCCGATTTCGGCGGCACCCTGTCGGGCGATGAAACGCTCGACGGCCGCTTCGCCGGTCTGGGCGCGGAATACGCGCTGTCCGACAGCCTGAGCGTAGGTGGCGAAGTGCTCCAGCACAACTTCGACAACGACGGTGCGGACTTCGACATGACCACGGTTCAGGCGCGGGTCAACTTTCGCTTCTGATCCTGCGGGGTGTTTCGGGGAACGGGCGGGGCGAAAGCTCCGCCCGTTTCACATCAATTCAGCCACCACCTGCGGAATCATCATCACATCGTCGCGCGTGCAATCGAACTGCCCGACCTGAACACGGATGACGTAGCGCCCCTGATGCCGCGTCTGGGTCAGGTAAATCCGCCCGTCATCGTTGATCCGCGCCAGCAACGCCTCGGTCGCGGCATCGGTTTCCAGCGCAAAGGTGAACAGCGACAGCGACGGTTCGGTGACAATCTCGACCCCGTTTATCGCCGCCAGCGCATCGCGCGCGTCAAGCGCCCAAGCCACATGGTTGCGGATACGCCCGCGCAAGCCGTCCATCCCGTAAGCCCGCAGCGTGAACCAAAGTTTCAGGGCCCGGAACCGCCGACCAAGCGGCACGGTCCATTCGTTGAAATTGGTGATCTCCTCGCGCCCCGCCGTTTCCAGATAGGTGGGCCGCAAGCCCAGCGTCCGGATCTGCGGCGCGGGGTCGGCCAGAAACTGCACCGCGCAATCGAACTGCGCGCCCAGCCATTTATGCGGGTTGAACACGATGGAATCCGCGCCCTCGATCCCTAGCCAAAGCGCGCGAAACTCGGGGCAGATCATCGCCGACCCCGCCCAAGCCGCATCGACATGCACCGGCAGGTCATTGGCCCGCGCCACCGCGATGCAATCGGCGATCCGGTCGAATGCGCCCACCGATGTTCCGCCTGCACAAAGCACCACACCGGCAGGCAGGAACCCCGCCGCACGGTCCGCCGCAATCGCCCCCGCCAAGGCACCGGGTTTCATCGACAAGCGCCCGTCGGTCGGCACCTTCACAAGGTTTTCCTGCCCGATCCCTGCGATCCGCACCGCCTTGTCCACGCTCGAATGGGTCTCGGCGCTGGCATAGATCCGCAGGCGCGGCTGGCCCGACAGGCCCGCTTGCAGGCCAGCCCAGCCCAAAGCCGCCTCGCGCAGTGTCAGCACCGCCGAAAGCGTTGCCGTTGTCGCGCTGTCATGGATCGTGCCGGTAAACGTCTCGGGCAGGCCCAGGCCCTGCGCCAGCCAGCGCACCATCACCTGTTCCACCTCGGTCGCCGCCGGAGAGGTTTGCCACAGCATCCCCTGTGCCGCGATGGCATTGGCCAGTTGCTCGGCCAGCATCGAGGCGGGCGAGGCATTGGCAGGGAAATAGGCAAAGAAGCGCGGATGCTGCCAATGGGTCATGCCGTCGGGGATGATCCGCTCGAAATCGGCGAAGATCGTCTCCATCGGCTCGGGCTGTTCCGGCGGGGTAGGGGGAAGCTGCGCTGCAATCGCACCGGGCACCAGTGCCGCACGCACCGGCCGGTCGCGCAGGCCCGCATGGTACCCATGCGCCCAATCCGCCGCCCGCTTCGACCAGTCGCGCAGATCATCGTGGTTCATCGCAGCCTCCCGTTTCGGGCGCGAGAAGGCCACGCCGGCCACGGCAGCGCAAGCCTTGCCAACGGATAGCATTTCCAACCCGCACCGAAGTTGCTAGACCGCGCGCATGACTGCAAAGGGGCCAGCCATGCCGACGATCCGCCCGACGATCCGCCTGTACAATTCCAAGACCCGCCGGAAGGAAGATTTCCGCCCGCTGGATGACCAGAACGTGCGCCTGTATGTCTGCGGCCCCACCGTCTATGACCGCGCCCACCTTGGCAATGCCCGCCCCGTGGTGGTGTTCGACACGCTTTTCCGCCTGCTGCGCCATGTCTATGGCGCGGATCACGTGACCTATGTTCGCAACTTTACCGACGTCGATGACAAGATCAACGCCACCGCCCTTGCGCGGCAAAAGGCGGGGGCGAAGGGCACGCTGGAAGAGCTGATCGCCGAACGGACCGAAGAAACCATCGGCTGGTATCACGCCGACATGGACGCGCTCGGGGCGCTGCGCCCGACCCACGAACCCTGCGCGACCGCCTATATCGGGCCGATGATCGCGATGATCGAGACGCTGATCGCGCGCGGCCACGCCTATGCGAAAGACGGCCATGTGCTGTTCCGCGTGCGGTCCTATGCCGCCTATGGCGCGCTGTCGGGCCGGTCGGTCGACGACATGATCGCAGGCGCGAGGGTCGAAGTCGCCCCCTTCAAGGAAGACCCGATGGACTTCGTGCTGTGGAAGCCTTCGGACGCCGAAACCCCGGGATGGGACAGCCCTTGGGGCAGGGGCCGCCCCGGCTGGCATATCGAATGCTCGGCCATGAGCTATGAATTGCTCGGGGCATCCTTCGACATCCACGGCGGCGGGATCGACCTGCAATTCCCGCATCACGAAAACGAACTGGCGCAAAGCTGCTGCGCCCACCCCGAGGCCGGTTTCGCATCGGTCTGGATGCACAACGAGATGTTGCAGGTCGAGGGCAAGAAGATGTCCAAGAGCCTTGGCAACTTCTTTACCGTGCGGGATCTGCTTAAGTCGACTTCGGAATCGATGGAGTTTCATCCGCGAAATGGAAGTGAAGTTCGCCTAGCTTTGCTCCTTTCTCACTATAGGGAGCCGATGGATTACAGCGTTTCTCGCAGAAATCAAGC
Protein-coding sequences here:
- a CDS encoding ABC-F family ATP-binding cassette domain-containing protein; protein product: MARAPLLQLSGITLTFGGNPVFDNLDLVVQPGDRVALVGRNGSGKSTLMKVMAGLVEPDQGVRVVPPGVTVGYMEQDPDLSGFETLGDYAASQLPDGEAYRVPMVAEGLKFTPETPVATASGGERRRAALAKLLAEAPELMLLDEPTNHLDIQAIEWLEAELKGTRTAFVLISHDRAFLRALTRATLWIDRGEVRRRESGFDGFEEWRETVWAEEDDARHKLERKIKAEAKWAVEGISARRKRNQGRVRALAVLREERGSMIRRQGTAAMEFESGTTSGKRVIEAKGLFKTFGEKTIVQGFDLRVLRGDRVAFVGPNGVGKTTLLKMLVGEVAPDQGTVTLGTNLEIAVFDQSRAQLDPEATLWDNLTGDPTMRVSGASDQVMVRGVPKHVVAYLKDFLFDERQARAPVRSLSGGEKARLLLAKLMARPSNLLILDEPTNDLDVETLDLLQDILGDYDGTVLLVSHDRDFIDRVATATVALEGNGHATVYPGGWSDYAQQRPTAMAEAREGLKTSPQAKPAEKPAAPKADALTFTERKRLDELPALIERTEAEIAKLNDYLSAPDLFTKEPAKFRKATEALAERQTALAAAEAEWLNLAERA
- a CDS encoding outer membrane protein, whose protein sequence is MMKLAILSVAVLGAAPAFAGGPVIVADEAVVATPAPMMQPAQGGEWGGFYGGAQLGYGSVNGDSVIDNTLDLGGDGLLGGVHAGYRMDFGTFVAGAELAYDLTDISTDDPIGNANFDNMASLKLMGGIDLGQWLAYGTVGMTRVGADFGGTLSGDETLDGRFAGLGAEYALSDSLSVGGEVLQHNFDNDGADFDMTTVQARVNFRF
- a CDS encoding pyridoxal phosphate-dependent decarboxylase family protein, giving the protein MNHDDLRDWSKRAADWAHGYHAGLRDRPVRAALVPGAIAAQLPPTPPEQPEPMETIFADFERIIPDGMTHWQHPRFFAYFPANASPASMLAEQLANAIAAQGMLWQTSPAATEVEQVMVRWLAQGLGLPETFTGTIHDSATTATLSAVLTLREAALGWAGLQAGLSGQPRLRIYASAETHSSVDKAVRIAGIGQENLVKVPTDGRLSMKPGALAGAIAADRAAGFLPAGVVLCAGGTSVGAFDRIADCIAVARANDLPVHVDAAWAGSAMICPEFRALWLGIEGADSIVFNPHKWLGAQFDCAVQFLADPAPQIRTLGLRPTYLETAGREEITNFNEWTVPLGRRFRALKLWFTLRAYGMDGLRGRIRNHVAWALDARDALAAINGVEIVTEPSLSLFTFALETDAATEALLARINDDGRIYLTQTRHQGRYVIRVQVGQFDCTRDDVMMIPQVVAELM
- the cysS gene encoding cysteine--tRNA ligase, producing the protein MPTIRPTIRLYNSKTRRKEDFRPLDDQNVRLYVCGPTVYDRAHLGNARPVVVFDTLFRLLRHVYGADHVTYVRNFTDVDDKINATALARQKAGAKGTLEELIAERTEETIGWYHADMDALGALRPTHEPCATAYIGPMIAMIETLIARGHAYAKDGHVLFRVRSYAAYGALSGRSVDDMIAGARVEVAPFKEDPMDFVLWKPSDAETPGWDSPWGRGRPGWHIECSAMSYELLGASFDIHGGGIDLQFPHHENELAQSCCAHPEAGFASVWMHNEMLQVEGKKMSKSLGNFFTVRDLLKSTSESMEFHPRNGSEVRLALLLSHYREPMDYSVSRRNQARTILNGFCNFIGQDGVEGLSIKTRGVAPFKEVVDALADDLDTPKAIEFLNSKELMLRYSYLSRDELRARIYVSQRLLGFDVKKLKRTWDIAFNRSDLSQAETVKYMIRRKKMSAYLPKVRMLLAKSRAEAIEKKDFRKIDSFKEYLEKIGVEVRFSGKDAELIRATTRPVRLKRFLQFVKELEEKHD